The following proteins are encoded in a genomic region of Acipenser ruthenus chromosome 4, fAciRut3.2 maternal haplotype, whole genome shotgun sequence:
- the LOC117399475 gene encoding checkpoint protein HUS1-like isoform X1 — MRFRAKMIDIGCFNHFTRVVNTISKLTKTCTLRLTTDKLYFILSDKVANGGVSMWCELSQGNFFDEFQLEGVSTEHNEIYMDLAAENLFRALKTAHNAKSLKIKLTNKHCPCITLAVELPSLSRVSRVVTHDIPVGVIPKKLWNDFKEPSVPDFDVSIYLPPLKTMKNVVERMKNLSNFLVLEANLNGEMNLKIETDLVSVTTHFKDLGNPSWGDNGSQDSTQDRDPETMMDVKVDIRKLLQFLACQQVNPSKVICNIVNKRIVHFILLHEDVSLQYFIPAHA, encoded by the exons ATGAGATTTCGAGCTAAAATGATCGACATAGGCTGCTTTAACCATTTTACAC GTGTGGTGAATACAATCTCCAAACTAACCAAGACATGCACACTGCGACTCACCACAGACAAGTTGTATTTCATCCTGTCTGATAAAGTTGCCAATGGGGGTGTCAGCATGTGGTGTGAGTTATCCCAG GGAAACTTTTTTGATGAGTTTCAGCTGGAGGGGGTATCGACTGAACACAATGAGATCTACATGGATTTGGCTGCTGAGAATCTTTTCAGGGCTTTGAAAACAGCCCACAATGCCAAGTCACTTAAGATCAAGCTGACAAACAAGCATTGCCCTTGTATTACTTTGGCTGTTGAACTG CCATCCTTGTCAAGAGTCAGTCGAGTTGTCACGCATGACATTCCTGTGGGCGTTATACCCAAAAAACTTTGGAATGATTTCAAGGAGCCCAGTGTGCCAGATTTCGAT GTTAGTATATATCTGCCTCCACTGAAAACAATGAAGAATGTTGTGGAGAGAATGAAGAACCTGTCCAACTTTCTT GTGCTGGAAGCCAATTTAAACGGGGAGATGAATTTGAAGATTGAAACTGATTTGGTATCTGTCACCACGCATTTCAAAGATCTTGGAAACCCTTCATGGG GTGATAATGGATCCCAAGACTCCACCCAGGATAGAGACCCTGAGACAATGATGGATGTAAAAGTGGACATTAGGAAACTTCTGCAATTTCTTGCTTGTCAGCAAGTGAATCCAAGCAAAGTAATATGTA ATATTGTCAACAAAAGGATTGTTCACTTTATTCTACTACATGAAGATGTGTCTCTGCAATACTTTATACCAGCGCATGCATGA
- the LOC117399475 gene encoding checkpoint protein HUS1-like isoform X2, whose protein sequence is MWCELSQGNFFDEFQLEGVSTEHNEIYMDLAAENLFRALKTAHNAKSLKIKLTNKHCPCITLAVELPSLSRVSRVVTHDIPVGVIPKKLWNDFKEPSVPDFDVSIYLPPLKTMKNVVERMKNLSNFLVLEANLNGEMNLKIETDLVSVTTHFKDLGNPSWGDNGSQDSTQDRDPETMMDVKVDIRKLLQFLACQQVNPSKVICNIVNKRIVHFILLHEDVSLQYFIPAHA, encoded by the exons ATGTGGTGTGAGTTATCCCAG GGAAACTTTTTTGATGAGTTTCAGCTGGAGGGGGTATCGACTGAACACAATGAGATCTACATGGATTTGGCTGCTGAGAATCTTTTCAGGGCTTTGAAAACAGCCCACAATGCCAAGTCACTTAAGATCAAGCTGACAAACAAGCATTGCCCTTGTATTACTTTGGCTGTTGAACTG CCATCCTTGTCAAGAGTCAGTCGAGTTGTCACGCATGACATTCCTGTGGGCGTTATACCCAAAAAACTTTGGAATGATTTCAAGGAGCCCAGTGTGCCAGATTTCGAT GTTAGTATATATCTGCCTCCACTGAAAACAATGAAGAATGTTGTGGAGAGAATGAAGAACCTGTCCAACTTTCTT GTGCTGGAAGCCAATTTAAACGGGGAGATGAATTTGAAGATTGAAACTGATTTGGTATCTGTCACCACGCATTTCAAAGATCTTGGAAACCCTTCATGGG GTGATAATGGATCCCAAGACTCCACCCAGGATAGAGACCCTGAGACAATGATGGATGTAAAAGTGGACATTAGGAAACTTCTGCAATTTCTTGCTTGTCAGCAAGTGAATCCAAGCAAAGTAATATGTA ATATTGTCAACAAAAGGATTGTTCACTTTATTCTACTACATGAAGATGTGTCTCTGCAATACTTTATACCAGCGCATGCATGA
- the LOC117399476 gene encoding eukaryotic translation initiation factor 1b — protein MSTIQNLQSFDPFADATKGDDLLPAGTEEYIHIRIQQRNGRKTLTTVQGIADDYDKKKLVKAFKKKFACNGTVIEHPEYGEVIQLQGDQRKNICQFLLEVGIVKEEQLKVHGF, from the exons ATGTCCACTATCCAGAACCTCCAATCTTTCG ATCCCTTTGCTGATGCAACTAAGGGTGACGACTTACTCCCGGCAGGGACTGAAGAATACATTCACATAAGGATACAGCAACGTAACGGCCGTAAAACGCTGACTACTGTTCAGGGAATTGCAGATGACTACGATAAAAAGAAACTCGTAAAAGCTTTCAAAAAG AAATTTGCTTGTAATGGTACTGTGATTGAACATCCTGAATACGGTGAAGTGATCCAGCTTCAAGGTGATCAGAGAAAGAACATTTGCCAGTTCCTCCTTGAG GTTGGCATTGTCAAAGAGGAGCAACTGAAGGTTCATGGATTTTAA